A single region of the Pyxidicoccus trucidator genome encodes:
- a CDS encoding YwiC-like family protein, with the protein MALPPHASSMLTLSSRQQLPLARQALLPREHGAYFQLLLPLATALAVTVPSAPALWLTVAAVACFWVHEPLLHLLGHRSTRAQRDRVVALRWTWMLLGVAACALVLAVPSLAPGARPYLALPGILGAEVLLMTWGRQERTLSGELLASLALGAWAVPVALAGGQAPGAALTLWGTFALGFALATMTVHVVIRAHKPGADRALLRVVGLVVASAGLAGSLGWALNAGVSAWRVVALLPIPVVALGTLALLPAPRHLKRLGWSFAAASCATAVLLGAGLA; encoded by the coding sequence GTGGCCCTCCCTCCGCACGCCTCCTCCATGCTGACCCTCTCCTCCCGCCAGCAGCTCCCCCTCGCCCGCCAGGCACTCCTGCCCAGGGAGCACGGCGCGTACTTCCAGCTCCTGTTGCCGCTGGCCACCGCGCTCGCCGTCACCGTCCCGAGCGCCCCGGCCCTCTGGCTCACCGTGGCGGCGGTTGCCTGCTTCTGGGTCCATGAGCCCCTGCTCCACCTGCTCGGACACCGGAGCACCCGCGCCCAGCGGGACCGCGTCGTCGCCCTCCGCTGGACGTGGATGCTGCTGGGCGTGGCGGCCTGTGCCCTGGTGCTCGCCGTCCCGAGCCTCGCGCCGGGTGCCCGGCCCTACCTCGCGCTCCCAGGCATCCTGGGCGCGGAGGTGCTGTTGATGACCTGGGGCCGGCAGGAGCGCACCCTCTCCGGAGAGCTGCTCGCGTCCCTGGCGCTTGGAGCATGGGCCGTGCCGGTGGCCCTCGCGGGAGGACAGGCACCGGGTGCGGCACTGACGCTCTGGGGCACCTTCGCGCTCGGGTTCGCGCTGGCCACGATGACGGTGCACGTCGTCATCCGAGCCCACAAGCCAGGCGCGGACCGCGCGCTGTTGCGCGTCGTGGGCCTCGTCGTAGCGAGTGCAGGGCTCGCGGGCAGTCTCGGCTGGGCGCTGAACGCGGGCGTGTCGGCATGGCGCGTGGTGGCGCTGCTGCCCATTCCGGTGGTCGCGCTCGGCACGCTGGCCCTGCTGCCCGCGCCGCGCCACCTCAAGCGCCTCGGTTGGAGCTTCGCCGCCGCGAGCTGCGCCACCGCCGTTCTGCTTGGCGCGGGTCTGGCCTGA
- a CDS encoding TraR/DksA family transcriptional regulator — translation MDMLAREAQEALRKRSQRLRARALAFADELAAEAGALTESERQELSAIDAALARIDGGEFGNCARCGGAIGRHRLRAIPEARHCLTCSAAER, via the coding sequence ATGGACATGCTGGCCCGTGAGGCCCAAGAAGCGCTGCGCAAGCGCAGCCAGCGACTGCGGGCTCGGGCCCTGGCGTTCGCGGACGAGCTTGCGGCCGAGGCGGGCGCGCTCACCGAGTCGGAGCGGCAGGAACTGAGCGCCATCGATGCGGCACTCGCACGCATCGACGGCGGGGAGTTCGGCAACTGCGCCCGATGTGGTGGGGCCATCGGCCGCCACCGGCTCCGTGCCATCCCCGAGGCGCGTCATTGCCTGACGTGCTCGGCGGCGGAGCGGTGA
- a CDS encoding DUF2381 family protein, with amino-acid sequence MSARPSVPHLLLVMLVGTAAAAQAPINNADGPPRMRRIELAPEPLRAPPEISIRPGTASLLLFDVPLARDGVELDKRERFHRVAVGEDTLALLPSETLREGERLRLTVRFVDGAALAEAHFLLVVVPGQADAQVEFVRAPRSSEPALLVATRMAEELQRLREENARLRAERGPVGLTGTIETPWMKSHGIAVSRLNHPLSRATSAELQQAETTCFRAAMRVAVQLTMTFSRSERPWSIGGAALIGPEGRRLRIVQTWQSGLATEEVPEVRIIVEAEAERTEAHGPHIVELQEAGGDRTLTLSPVTFPDL; translated from the coding sequence GTGTCCGCCCGGCCTTCTGTCCCGCACCTCCTGCTCGTCATGCTGGTGGGCACCGCTGCCGCCGCGCAGGCCCCCATCAACAACGCTGACGGGCCACCGCGGATGCGCCGCATCGAGCTGGCACCCGAGCCCCTCCGTGCCCCTCCGGAGATTTCCATCCGGCCGGGTACCGCCAGCCTCCTGCTGTTCGATGTGCCTCTGGCACGCGACGGGGTGGAACTGGACAAGCGGGAGCGCTTCCACCGCGTGGCCGTGGGTGAAGACACCCTCGCCCTGCTGCCCTCGGAGACACTCCGCGAAGGAGAGCGCCTGCGGCTCACCGTGCGTTTCGTGGATGGCGCGGCCCTCGCCGAAGCTCACTTCCTCCTCGTGGTGGTTCCTGGTCAGGCTGATGCACAGGTGGAGTTCGTGCGCGCTCCGCGCTCTTCCGAGCCTGCCTTGTTGGTGGCCACCCGTATGGCGGAGGAACTCCAGCGGCTGCGGGAGGAGAACGCGCGATTGCGAGCGGAGCGCGGTCCCGTCGGCCTGACCGGCACCATCGAGACTCCATGGATGAAGAGCCATGGCATCGCGGTCAGTCGACTCAATCACCCGTTGTCTCGTGCCACGAGCGCTGAGCTCCAACAGGCGGAGACCACGTGCTTCCGTGCGGCAATGAGGGTCGCGGTGCAGTTGACCATGACGTTCTCTCGAAGTGAGCGGCCCTGGTCGATAGGAGGCGCGGCCCTCATTGGACCCGAGGGTCGCCGACTGCGCATCGTACAAACGTGGCAGTCCGGGCTTGCGACGGAGGAGGTCCCCGAGGTCCGCATCATCGTGGAAGCGGAGGCCGAAAGAACCGAGGCCCACGGCCCACACATCGTGGAGCTGCAGGAGGCAGGGGGAGACCGGACCCTCACGCTCAGCCCGGTGACATTCCCAGACCTGTGA